Proteins from a genomic interval of Pantoea deleyi:
- a CDS encoding GNAT family N-acetyltransferase, with product MIDYTRFSALQAQQHQASLSALLQACVADGASVGFTDAADQQAIRHFWQQRIPALAAGESQLFVARQQETLLGTVMINFSAMPNGRHRAEIGKLLVHPQARRQGIARTLMQHAEQQARAEGKTLLVLDTRSGDVASDLYRSLGWQVAGEIPFYAESIAGVLDATTLMYKVLT from the coding sequence ATGATCGATTACACCCGCTTCAGCGCCCTGCAGGCGCAGCAGCATCAGGCGTCACTCAGTGCGCTCCTGCAGGCCTGCGTAGCAGATGGCGCCAGCGTCGGTTTCACGGATGCCGCTGACCAGCAGGCGATCCGGCACTTCTGGCAGCAGCGCATTCCCGCCCTGGCCGCCGGAGAGAGTCAGCTATTCGTCGCCCGTCAGCAGGAGACCCTCCTGGGCACGGTGATGATAAATTTCAGTGCCATGCCGAATGGGCGTCACCGGGCGGAGATCGGCAAACTGCTGGTGCACCCGCAGGCGCGCCGTCAGGGCATTGCCCGGACGCTGATGCAGCATGCCGAACAGCAGGCGCGCGCAGAGGGCAAAACGCTGCTGGTGCTCGATACCCGCAGCGGCGACGTCGCCAGCGACCTCTACCGTTCGCTGGGCTGGCAGGTGGCGGGGGAGATTCCCTTTTATGCGGAATCGATCGCGGGCGTGCTGGACGCCACCACCCTGATGTACAAAGTGCTGACCTGA
- a CDS encoding XRE family transcriptional regulator codes for MSELNTEQRLAVRLSELRLQRGWSLDELSVATGISRASLSRIERSETSPTAALLNRLCAAYGLTMSRLLSEVEEESTLLVRAEQQPVWQDAASGFVRRNVSPPALYFRCELVEGKLRPGARIDYDTPPIQGLEQHIWLREGGLTITMGVQQWTLHPGDCLRFHLTGKSAFEAHLTDGARYLLVVARP; via the coding sequence ATGTCGGAGCTGAATACTGAGCAGCGACTGGCGGTGAGGCTGTCAGAATTACGACTGCAACGCGGCTGGTCGTTAGATGAACTTTCTGTGGCCACGGGCATCAGCCGCGCGTCATTATCGCGCATTGAGCGAAGCGAGACCAGCCCCACGGCGGCACTGCTTAATCGTTTGTGTGCGGCCTATGGACTCACGATGTCGCGTCTGCTGAGTGAAGTCGAGGAGGAGTCCACTCTGCTGGTCAGAGCGGAACAGCAGCCGGTGTGGCAGGATGCAGCCAGCGGATTTGTCCGCCGCAATGTTTCACCGCCTGCCCTCTATTTTAGATGCGAACTGGTAGAGGGCAAGTTACGGCCCGGCGCGCGTATCGATTATGACACGCCTCCCATTCAGGGACTGGAGCAGCATATCTGGCTGCGCGAGGGCGGTCTGACCATCACCATGGGGGTCCAGCAGTGGACGCTGCACCCCGGCGACTGCCTGCGATTTCATCTGACCGGAAAATCCGCCTTTGAGGCGCACCTCACCGACGGCGCCCGCTATCTGCTGGTAGTGGCCAGACCATGA
- the ybiB gene encoding DNA-binding protein YbiB, whose product MELNKIIKEVGRGKNHARDIDADTAVALYSAMLAGEVPDLELGAILIALRIKGEGEAEMRGFYQAMQAKMMSLRAPENRPMPIVIPSYNGARRQGNLTPLLALLLAKLGFPVLVHGVSDDATRITSEAVFAALGIAPVTTAEAAQAKLEQGLAFITIDHLCPPMAKQLSLRWRMGVRNSAHTLAKLATPFAERAALRLSSVSHPEYVPRVAKFFSDIDAPALLLNGTEGEVYANPLRCPAISMIQGAGAEAEVWVERQPEVAVELPADKSAAVTARWIEEVLNQQRPVPASLRLQLACCLRASGECDSLDAAEQRIRAAGY is encoded by the coding sequence ATGGAACTGAATAAAATCATTAAAGAGGTAGGTCGCGGCAAAAATCATGCCCGCGATATCGACGCTGATACCGCTGTGGCGCTCTACAGCGCGATGCTGGCGGGCGAGGTGCCGGACCTGGAGCTGGGCGCTATCCTGATTGCGCTGCGCATCAAAGGTGAGGGCGAAGCGGAGATGCGCGGCTTTTACCAGGCGATGCAGGCGAAGATGATGTCGCTGCGGGCGCCGGAAAACCGGCCGATGCCGATTGTCATTCCCAGCTACAACGGCGCGCGCCGGCAGGGCAACCTGACGCCGCTGCTGGCGCTGCTGCTGGCGAAACTCGGGTTCCCGGTGCTGGTGCACGGCGTCAGCGACGACGCGACGCGCATCACCAGCGAAGCGGTATTTGCGGCGCTGGGGATCGCCCCGGTGACGACGGCGGAGGCGGCGCAGGCAAAACTGGAGCAGGGGCTGGCCTTTATCACCATCGATCACCTCTGCCCGCCGATGGCGAAACAGCTCTCGCTGCGCTGGCGGATGGGGGTGCGCAACAGTGCGCATACGCTGGCAAAACTGGCGACCCCGTTTGCGGAGCGTGCGGCGCTGCGTCTGTCGAGCGTCTCGCATCCGGAATATGTGCCGCGCGTGGCGAAATTCTTCAGCGACATTGATGCCCCCGCGCTGTTACTTAACGGCACCGAAGGGGAAGTCTATGCTAATCCGCTGCGCTGCCCGGCCATCAGCATGATCCAGGGCGCAGGCGCGGAAGCGGAAGTGTGGGTGGAGCGTCAGCCGGAGGTGGCCGTGGAGCTGCCGGCCGATAAATCGGCGGCGGTGACCGCGCGCTGGATCGAAGAGGTGCTGAACCAGCAGCGTCCGGTGCCTGCGTCGCTGAGACTGCAGCTTGCCTGCTGTCTGCGCGCCAGCGGTGAGTGTGACTCGCTGGACGCGGCAGAGCAGCGGATTCGCGCCGCCGGTTACTGA
- the hutU gene encoding urocanate hydratase, whose protein sequence is MSETLSQAVAREIRAPHGTTLHCANWLIEAAYRMIQNNLDPDVAERPEDLVVYGGIGKAARNQACFEQILRSLQVLQPDETLLIQSGKPVGIFRTHADAPRVLLANSNLVPHWATWDHFHELDKAGLMMYGQMTAGSWIYIGAQGIVQGTYETFVEAGRQHYNNDLSGRWILTAGLGGMGGAQPLAGVLAGACVLAIECQESRIDFRLRTRYVDYKATTLDEALAMIGEATAAKKAISVGLLGNAAEILPELVKRAQAGGPKPDIVTDQTSAHDPINGYLPIGWDLARWQQERVSQPKAVEKAARASMAVHVQAMLDFCHMGIPTVDYGNNIRQVALDEGVSNAFDFPGFVPAYIRPLFCEGKGPFRWVALSGDPEDIYKTDAKLKELFPHHKTLHRWLDMAQERIAFQGLPARICWLGLGERHLAGLAFNKMVRNGELKAPVVIGRDHLDCGSVASPNRETEAMKDGSDAVSDWPLLNALLNTAGGATWVSLHHGGGVGMGFSQHSGVVIVCDGSKEADARLGRVLWNDPATGVMRHADAGYELAQQCASEHGLNLPMLK, encoded by the coding sequence ATGAGCGAAACCCTTTCTCAGGCTGTAGCGCGCGAGATTCGTGCGCCGCACGGCACCACGCTGCACTGCGCCAACTGGCTGATCGAAGCGGCTTACCGCATGATTCAGAACAACCTCGATCCCGACGTCGCCGAGCGGCCGGAAGATCTGGTGGTTTATGGCGGCATCGGTAAGGCCGCGCGTAACCAGGCCTGTTTCGAACAGATCCTGCGCTCGCTGCAGGTTCTGCAGCCCGATGAGACGCTGCTGATCCAGAGCGGCAAGCCGGTCGGCATCTTCCGCACCCATGCGGATGCCCCGCGCGTGCTGCTGGCCAACTCTAACCTGGTGCCCCACTGGGCAACCTGGGATCACTTCCACGAACTCGATAAAGCGGGCCTGATGATGTATGGCCAGATGACGGCCGGCTCCTGGATCTACATTGGCGCGCAGGGCATCGTGCAGGGCACCTATGAAACCTTCGTCGAGGCGGGACGTCAGCACTACAACAACGACCTCAGCGGACGCTGGATCCTCACCGCCGGACTGGGCGGCATGGGTGGCGCGCAGCCGCTGGCGGGCGTGCTGGCCGGGGCCTGTGTGCTGGCGATCGAATGTCAGGAGTCGCGCATCGATTTCCGCCTGCGAACCCGCTATGTCGACTACAAGGCCACGACGCTGGACGAGGCGCTGGCGATGATCGGCGAGGCGACCGCGGCGAAGAAAGCCATCTCGGTCGGCCTGCTGGGGAACGCGGCGGAGATCCTGCCGGAGCTGGTAAAACGCGCGCAGGCGGGCGGGCCGAAGCCGGACATCGTGACCGACCAGACCTCGGCGCACGACCCGATCAACGGCTATCTGCCGATTGGCTGGGATCTGGCGCGCTGGCAGCAGGAGCGCGTTTCTCAGCCGAAAGCGGTTGAGAAGGCGGCGCGCGCCTCAATGGCGGTCCACGTTCAGGCGATGCTCGACTTCTGTCATATGGGCATCCCGACCGTGGATTACGGCAACAACATCCGTCAGGTGGCGCTGGATGAGGGTGTCAGCAACGCCTTCGATTTCCCGGGCTTCGTTCCGGCCTATATCCGTCCGCTGTTCTGTGAAGGCAAAGGTCCTTTCCGCTGGGTGGCGCTGTCGGGCGACCCGGAAGATATCTATAAGACCGATGCGAAACTCAAAGAGCTGTTCCCGCACCATAAAACGCTGCATCGCTGGCTCGATATGGCGCAGGAGCGCATCGCATTCCAGGGGCTGCCTGCCCGTATCTGCTGGCTGGGGCTGGGCGAGCGGCATCTGGCCGGTCTGGCCTTCAACAAAATGGTGCGCAACGGCGAACTTAAAGCGCCGGTGGTGATTGGCCGCGATCATCTCGACTGTGGTTCCGTCGCCTCACCGAACCGCGAAACCGAGGCGATGAAAGATGGCTCGGATGCGGTCTCTGACTGGCCGCTGCTGAATGCGCTGCTGAACACCGCTGGCGGCGCGACCTGGGTCAGCCTGCATCATGGCGGCGGGGTTGGCATGGGCTTCTCGCAGCATTCCGGCGTGGTCATCGTCTGTGACGGCAGCAAAGAGGCGGATGCGCGTCTGGGCCGCGTGCTGTGGAACGACCCGGCTACCGGGGTGATGCGTCACGCCGATGCCGGCTATGAGCTGGCGCAGCAGTGCGCGTCAGAGCATGGCCTGAACCTGCCGATGCTGAAATAG
- a CDS encoding MerR family transcriptional regulator, which produces MTLYSIGDVAERCGINPVTLRAWQRRYGLLKPQRTEGGHRQFDEEDVQRIEEIMRWIESGVPVGKVKALLEGGDVDAHDGWTTLQDELISVLRHVRPAKLRNKIAAIGREHPIDALIDHVFMPVRQKLSLDQNTARTMCSLLDGLLIDYVAFCLTGSRKKSGKDALIIGWGIDDRTRIWLEGWRLSQHGWRIDVLAEPLDVPRPELFPGMNMFVFTGKKLTRRQQEQLTHWQEQGYAVRLHEPA; this is translated from the coding sequence ATGACCTTATACAGTATCGGTGACGTCGCCGAGCGCTGTGGCATAAACCCAGTCACCTTACGCGCCTGGCAGCGTCGTTATGGCTTACTGAAGCCGCAACGCACCGAAGGCGGACATCGTCAGTTTGATGAAGAAGATGTTCAGCGCATTGAAGAGATCATGCGCTGGATAGAAAGCGGCGTGCCGGTCGGAAAGGTCAAGGCACTGCTGGAAGGCGGCGATGTGGATGCGCATGATGGCTGGACGACACTACAGGATGAGCTGATCAGCGTCCTGCGTCACGTCAGGCCCGCTAAACTTCGCAACAAAATTGCCGCCATTGGCCGCGAACATCCGATTGATGCGCTGATCGACCACGTTTTTATGCCGGTGCGCCAGAAGCTGAGTCTGGACCAGAACACCGCCCGCACCATGTGCAGCCTGCTGGATGGGTTGCTGATTGACTATGTGGCCTTCTGCCTGACCGGCAGCCGCAAAAAGTCTGGCAAAGACGCGCTGATTATCGGCTGGGGTATCGATGATCGCACCCGTATCTGGCTGGAAGGATGGCGTCTCTCTCAGCACGGCTGGCGGATCGATGTGCTTGCTGAACCGCTGGATGTGCCGCGCCCCGAACTCTTTCCCGGCATGAACATGTTTGTCTTTACCGGTAAAAAACTGACCCGCCGCCAGCAGGAACAGCTGACACACTGGCAGGAACAGGGCTATGCCGTCCGCCTGCACGAACCCGCCTGA
- a CDS encoding M20 aminoacylase family protein gives MTLSPALLEDALRWRRDFHRQPELGYQEHGTSQFIAEELARAGLQVFRGLAGTGVIGTLENGPGPVIGLRADMDALPITEKGDAEWRSATPGVMHACGHDGHSAILLAAARQLAATRRFSGTVHFIFQPAEENLGGARKMVEEGLFQHFPMDAIYAMHNWPGLPLGSLAVNPGAMMASLDSFEITLHGKSCHAAMPESGADPMVVAAELILALQTIPSRRLSPLASAVVSVTQIHGGEAINVIPEQIVLRGTVRCLQTSVREKVRGLIDEFVGTLPRPFGVSGDIHWLPGYPVTANHVAPAEQVRDVALATLGAEQVHWQVNPSMASEDFACMMEACPGAYFWLGADGDTPSAPLHNARYDFNDALLPIGIRFWQNLVEQALPVA, from the coding sequence ATGACCCTTTCCCCTGCCCTGCTTGAAGATGCCCTGCGCTGGCGCCGTGATTTTCATCGCCAGCCTGAACTCGGTTACCAGGAACATGGCACCAGCCAGTTTATTGCAGAAGAGCTGGCGCGGGCCGGATTGCAGGTGTTTCGTGGGCTGGCGGGCACCGGGGTGATCGGCACGCTGGAAAACGGCCCCGGCCCGGTGATCGGGCTGCGTGCGGATATGGATGCGCTGCCGATTACGGAAAAAGGGGACGCCGAATGGCGCTCCGCGACGCCGGGCGTGATGCACGCCTGCGGACACGACGGCCACAGCGCGATTCTGCTGGCCGCCGCCCGGCAGCTGGCCGCCACGCGCCGCTTCAGCGGCACGGTGCATTTCATCTTTCAGCCCGCCGAAGAGAATCTGGGCGGCGCACGCAAAATGGTGGAAGAGGGTTTGTTTCAGCACTTCCCGATGGATGCCATCTATGCGATGCACAACTGGCCGGGGCTGCCGCTGGGGTCGCTGGCGGTTAATCCTGGTGCGATGATGGCGTCGCTGGATTCCTTTGAGATTACCCTGCACGGCAAAAGCTGCCACGCGGCGATGCCGGAGAGCGGAGCCGATCCGATGGTGGTGGCGGCGGAACTGATTCTGGCATTGCAGACCATCCCGTCGCGCCGCCTGTCGCCGCTCGCCTCGGCGGTGGTCAGCGTGACGCAGATCCACGGTGGCGAAGCGATTAACGTGATCCCGGAACAGATTGTGCTGCGCGGCACGGTGCGCTGTCTGCAGACCAGCGTACGGGAAAAGGTGCGCGGGCTGATTGATGAGTTCGTGGGGACCCTGCCGCGCCCGTTTGGCGTCAGTGGTGACATTCACTGGCTGCCGGGCTACCCGGTTACCGCCAACCATGTCGCCCCGGCTGAACAGGTGCGCGACGTGGCGCTGGCGACGCTGGGCGCGGAGCAGGTTCACTGGCAGGTGAATCCGTCGATGGCGTCCGAAGATTTCGCCTGCATGATGGAAGCCTGTCCCGGTGCCTACTTCTGGCTGGGTGCGGATGGTGACACGCCCTCCGCACCGCTGCACAACGCCCGCTATGACTTCAACGATGCGCTGCTGCCGATCGGCATCCGCTTCTGGCAGAACCTGGTCGAGCAGGCGCTGCCTGTCGCCTGA
- the dinG gene encoding ATP-dependent DNA helicase DinG has translation MALTAAIKSQIAEWYKALQQQVPDFIPRAPQRQMIAEVAKCLSGDDARHLAVEAPTGVGKTLSYLIPGIAASRAQEKQLVISTANVALQDQIFTKDLPLLKKIIPDLTFTAAFGRRRYVCPRNLAALAADEDQQGDLLLWLDDDAVSSTKEEQTQCGRLQKALDRYQWDGLRDHSDENVSDSLWQRLSTDKASCLGAHCRWYRECPFFVARREIEQVDVVVANHALVMAAMENESVLPPAKNLMLVLDEGHHLPEVARDALEMSADITPGWSSLQLDLFVKLVESIMTQMRPKSPPPLANPERLKAHCDELRELMTITAQALNPLLPPHNQPGEFRFVLGALPQELLDLCARLFKLSDALRGLSEGLINALSEQTGKVDVVRLHRNLLQLNRQFGWFESVSKLWRLASMEKASGAPVSKWITRELREGQAHLLFHCAGIRVSDQLEKMLWRKIAHVVVTSATLRSLNSFNRLQEMSGLSEKAGDRFVALDSPFNHVGQGKLVIPQMRYEPLMSHEAEHIAEMAAFFRQQMAEKKHKGVLVLFASNRAMQQFVACLTDLRLSMLVQGDQPRSRLVDLHRQRVTRGETSILIGLQSFAEGLDLKGDLLSQVHIHKIAFPPVDSPVILTEGEWLKSLKRYPFEVQSLPSASFTLIQQVGRLIRSHQCYGEIVIYDRRLLSKPYGSRLLAALPVFPIEQPATPEPAAIPASVVPKNTVRKRRPTRR, from the coding sequence ATGGCCCTGACAGCCGCAATAAAAAGCCAGATAGCGGAGTGGTATAAAGCGCTTCAGCAGCAGGTGCCTGACTTCATTCCGCGCGCGCCGCAGCGGCAGATGATCGCCGAAGTGGCAAAATGTCTGTCAGGCGACGACGCGCGCCATCTGGCGGTTGAAGCGCCGACCGGCGTGGGAAAAACCCTCTCTTATCTGATTCCCGGCATTGCGGCCAGCCGCGCTCAGGAGAAGCAGCTGGTCATCAGCACCGCCAACGTGGCGCTGCAGGATCAGATCTTCACCAAAGATCTGCCGCTGCTGAAAAAAATCATTCCCGACCTGACCTTTACCGCTGCCTTTGGTCGCCGGCGCTACGTTTGTCCGCGCAATCTGGCCGCGCTGGCGGCGGATGAGGACCAGCAGGGCGATCTGCTGCTCTGGCTGGACGATGACGCCGTCAGCAGCACCAAAGAGGAGCAGACCCAGTGCGGCCGGCTGCAGAAAGCGCTGGATCGCTATCAGTGGGATGGCCTGCGCGACCACAGCGACGAAAACGTCAGCGACAGCCTGTGGCAGCGGCTCTCGACCGACAAAGCGAGCTGCCTCGGTGCCCACTGCCGCTGGTATCGCGAATGCCCGTTTTTCGTGGCGCGCCGTGAGATCGAGCAGGTGGATGTGGTGGTGGCGAACCATGCGCTGGTGATGGCGGCGATGGAAAATGAGTCGGTGCTGCCGCCCGCTAAAAATCTGATGCTGGTGCTGGATGAAGGGCACCATCTGCCCGAAGTGGCCCGCGATGCGCTGGAGATGAGCGCCGATATCACCCCCGGCTGGAGCAGCCTGCAGCTCGACCTCTTTGTGAAGCTGGTGGAGAGCATCATGACCCAGATGCGGCCTAAATCCCCTCCGCCGCTGGCTAACCCGGAGCGGCTGAAAGCCCACTGCGACGAGCTGCGCGAACTGATGACGATCACCGCTCAGGCGCTGAACCCGCTACTGCCGCCGCATAACCAGCCGGGGGAGTTCCGCTTCGTGCTGGGCGCGCTGCCGCAGGAGCTGCTCGATCTCTGTGCCCGGCTGTTCAAACTCAGCGACGCACTGCGTGGTCTGAGCGAAGGGCTGATCAACGCACTGAGCGAACAGACGGGCAAGGTGGATGTGGTGCGGCTGCATCGCAATCTGCTGCAGCTCAACCGTCAGTTTGGCTGGTTCGAATCCGTCAGCAAGCTCTGGCGGCTGGCGTCGATGGAGAAAGCCTCCGGTGCACCGGTGTCGAAATGGATCACCCGCGAACTGCGCGAAGGTCAGGCGCATCTGCTGTTTCACTGCGCCGGTATCCGCGTCAGCGACCAGCTGGAGAAGATGCTGTGGCGCAAAATCGCACACGTTGTGGTGACGTCCGCCACACTGCGATCACTCAACAGTTTTAATCGGTTGCAGGAGATGTCGGGCCTCAGCGAAAAGGCGGGCGACCGCTTTGTGGCGCTGGACTCCCCGTTTAATCACGTCGGGCAGGGCAAGCTGGTGATCCCGCAGATGCGCTATGAGCCGCTGATGAGCCATGAAGCCGAGCATATCGCCGAGATGGCCGCCTTCTTCCGCCAGCAGATGGCTGAGAAAAAGCACAAAGGGGTGCTGGTGCTGTTTGCCAGCAACCGGGCAATGCAGCAGTTTGTCGCCTGTCTGACCGATCTGCGGCTCTCGATGCTGGTGCAGGGCGATCAGCCGCGCAGCCGCCTGGTGGATCTGCACCGTCAGCGCGTCACCAGGGGGGAAACCAGCATCCTGATTGGCCTGCAGTCCTTTGCGGAAGGGCTCGATCTGAAAGGGGATCTGCTGAGTCAGGTGCACATCCATAAAATCGCTTTTCCGCCGGTAGACAGTCCGGTAATTTTGACCGAAGGTGAGTGGCTGAAGAGCCTGAAGCGCTATCCGTTTGAGGTGCAGAGCTTACCCAGCGCCTCATTTACCCTGATCCAGCAGGTCGGACGCCTGATCCGCAGCCATCAATGCTACGGCGAGATCGTGATTTATGACCGCCGGTTGCTGAGCAAACCCTACGGCAGCCGGTTGTTAGCCGCGCTGCCGGTCTTTCCGATTGAGCAGCCCGCCACCCCGGAGCCGGCAGCCATACCGGCCAGCGTGGTGCCAAAAAATACCGTGCGTAAACGACGTCCCACGCGGCGCTGA
- a CDS encoding HutD family protein: MIARFAYPALKVSRWRNGGGETREIVTFPPGEERFGWRASIATLAQDGPFSAFPGIDRVITLLHGDPVLLTAPDVQQLLLPHQPWAFAGELALTAQLQGGVSEDFNIMTRRDAWQASVEVVTTSVHSLHGVAWVLAGRWQTADGEKLSAQQGVWWVDEETRLSPCEADARLLFTRLSRVL, encoded by the coding sequence ATGATCGCCCGCTTCGCCTATCCGGCGCTGAAGGTCAGCCGCTGGCGTAACGGCGGCGGCGAGACCCGCGAAATCGTTACTTTTCCGCCAGGTGAGGAACGCTTCGGCTGGCGCGCCAGCATCGCCACCCTCGCGCAGGATGGCCCCTTCTCCGCCTTTCCGGGCATCGATCGGGTCATTACCCTGCTGCACGGCGACCCGGTGTTACTGACCGCACCCGATGTGCAGCAGCTGCTGCTCCCTCACCAGCCCTGGGCGTTTGCCGGTGAACTGGCTTTAACGGCTCAGCTGCAGGGCGGCGTCAGCGAAGATTTTAATATCATGACGCGGCGGGATGCGTGGCAGGCCAGCGTGGAGGTGGTCACCACCTCCGTACACAGTCTCCACGGGGTCGCCTGGGTGCTGGCTGGCAGATGGCAGACGGCGGACGGGGAAAAACTGTCTGCGCAGCAGGGCGTGTGGTGGGTGGATGAAGAGACCCGCCTCAGCCCGTGCGAAGCGGATGCCAGACTGCTGTTTACCCGCCTCAGCCGTGTCCTCTGA
- the hutH gene encoding histidine ammonia-lyase — MSGSFQALRLVPGEVDLATLRAIYQGQVTLTLDEGARQAIAAAQQTVDTIVASGNVVYGINTGFGKLAQTQIPASRLADLQRNLVLSHSVGLGDLLPDNVTRLVVATKIISLARGHSGVRIDLVEALLALFNAGVMPCIPEKGSVGASGDLAPLAHMSLMLLGEGQVRHNGELIPATQGLASVGLSPFVLGPKEGLALLNGTQVSTALALRGLFEGENLFAAGLMAGALSLEAIKGSLKPFDARIHQARGQQGQIAVAAAVSALIEGSEILSSHTHCGRVQDPYSIRCVPQVMGACLDNICHAARILEIEANAASDNPLVFSDSGDVISGGNFHAEPVAFAADILALAIAEVGAISERRLALLLDSGLSGLPPFLVRDGGVNSGFMIAQVTAAALASENKSLAHPGSVDSLPTSANQEDHVSMATYAARRLGSMCFNSAAVVGIEAMAAAQGIEFNRPLQSSSLIEQALATLREQVAFLEADRLMAPDIEAMRQWASRADWPQALTALLPSMRTTS, encoded by the coding sequence ATGTCAGGTTCGTTTCAGGCATTACGCCTGGTGCCAGGCGAGGTGGATCTCGCCACATTACGCGCTATCTATCAGGGTCAGGTCACGCTGACACTCGATGAGGGCGCGCGTCAGGCGATTGCCGCAGCCCAGCAGACCGTAGATACGATTGTTGCCTCCGGCAACGTGGTGTATGGCATCAACACGGGGTTTGGCAAACTGGCACAGACGCAGATCCCGGCCAGCCGGCTGGCGGATCTGCAGCGTAATCTGGTGCTGTCACACAGCGTCGGCTTGGGCGACCTGCTGCCCGACAATGTCACCCGACTGGTGGTGGCGACCAAAATTATCAGCCTGGCGCGCGGCCACTCTGGCGTGCGCATCGACCTGGTCGAGGCGCTGCTGGCGCTGTTTAACGCGGGTGTGATGCCCTGCATCCCGGAGAAGGGATCGGTGGGCGCGTCCGGCGATCTGGCACCGCTGGCGCACATGTCGCTGATGCTGCTGGGGGAAGGTCAGGTCCGCCACAATGGCGAACTGATCCCGGCAACCCAGGGGCTGGCCAGCGTCGGGCTGTCGCCGTTTGTGCTCGGTCCGAAAGAGGGACTGGCCCTGCTCAACGGCACCCAGGTCTCGACCGCGCTGGCGCTGCGCGGCCTGTTTGAGGGCGAGAATCTGTTTGCCGCCGGTCTGATGGCCGGTGCCCTGTCGCTGGAAGCGATTAAAGGTTCGCTGAAACCGTTCGACGCCCGCATCCATCAGGCGCGCGGTCAGCAGGGGCAGATTGCCGTGGCGGCGGCGGTCAGCGCCCTGATCGAAGGCAGCGAGATCCTCTCTTCACATACCCATTGCGGCCGGGTTCAGGATCCCTACTCCATCCGCTGCGTGCCGCAGGTGATGGGTGCCTGCCTGGACAATATATGCCACGCGGCGCGGATCCTGGAAATTGAGGCCAACGCCGCCTCTGACAATCCCCTGGTCTTCAGCGACAGCGGCGATGTGATCTCCGGCGGCAACTTCCATGCCGAGCCGGTGGCCTTTGCCGCGGATATCCTGGCGCTGGCAATTGCTGAAGTAGGCGCCATCTCTGAGCGGCGACTGGCGCTGCTGCTGGACAGCGGCCTGTCAGGCCTGCCGCCCTTCCTGGTGCGGGATGGCGGCGTCAACTCCGGCTTTATGATCGCGCAGGTGACCGCCGCCGCGCTGGCCTCGGAAAACAAATCGCTGGCGCATCCCGGCAGCGTCGACAGCCTGCCCACCTCCGCGAACCAGGAGGACCACGTTTCGATGGCCACCTACGCCGCGCGCCGTCTCGGCAGCATGTGCTTCAACAGTGCGGCGGTTGTCGGCATCGAGGCGATGGCCGCCGCACAGGGCATTGAATTTAACCGGCCGCTGCAAAGCTCCTCGCTGATCGAGCAGGCGCTGGCCACCCTCCGCGAGCAGGTCGCCTTTCTGGAGGCGGACCGCCTGATGGCACCTGATATTGAGGCCATGCGTCAGTGGGCAAGCCGCGCTGACTGGCCTCAGGCACTGACCGCGCTGCTGCCGAGCATGCGCACGACTTCTTAA
- the hutC gene encoding histidine utilization repressor translates to MVEHTALAQLAAAMSDEPAPIYQRVKQAIISQIREGLWKANQRVPSESELVNELGVSRMTINRALRELTSEGFLVRMQGVGTFVAEMKGYTAMLEVHNIADEIAQRGHQHSCKILAIGQTKADPEQAAVLGMTTGQMLYHSLIVHYENELPVQLEDRLVNPLVAPDYLTQDYQQMTPYTYLMRVAPLTAGEHIVEAVLPDARQRKHLSLDEHEPCLLIRRQTWSDTRIVTYARLLYPGSRYKLLGRFRGHG, encoded by the coding sequence ATGGTTGAGCACACGGCACTGGCACAACTGGCGGCGGCGATGAGCGACGAACCCGCGCCGATCTATCAGCGGGTCAAGCAGGCGATTATCAGTCAGATCCGCGAAGGATTATGGAAGGCGAATCAGCGCGTGCCGTCAGAGAGCGAACTGGTCAATGAGCTGGGCGTCAGCCGGATGACCATTAACCGGGCGCTGCGGGAACTCACCAGCGAAGGCTTTCTGGTGCGGATGCAGGGCGTGGGAACCTTTGTGGCGGAGATGAAGGGGTATACCGCGATGCTGGAGGTGCACAATATCGCCGATGAGATCGCCCAGCGTGGTCACCAGCACAGCTGTAAAATTCTCGCTATCGGCCAGACCAAAGCCGATCCTGAGCAGGCCGCCGTGCTGGGCATGACCACCGGGCAGATGCTCTATCACTCGCTGATTGTGCACTATGAAAACGAGCTGCCGGTGCAGCTGGAGGATCGGCTGGTCAATCCACTCGTCGCGCCCGACTACCTGACGCAGGATTATCAGCAGATGACCCCTTATACCTATCTGATGCGGGTTGCACCGCTGACCGCGGGTGAGCACATTGTTGAAGCCGTGCTGCCCGATGCGCGTCAGCGTAAACATCTGTCGCTGGATGAGCACGAACCCTGCCTGCTGATCCGGCGTCAGACCTGGAGCGACACCCGCATCGTGACCTACGCGCGGCTGCTTTATCCCGGCTCACGCTATAAGCTGCTGGGGCGCTTCAGAGGACACGGCTGA